One part of the Oceanihabitans sp. IOP_32 genome encodes these proteins:
- a CDS encoding outer membrane beta-barrel protein codes for MMLYCAYQLISNGDSNGLDSPNSFIRVNTNLSLSKRFLKNKASAQLGIADIFGVSNRIKSTAIIDNTSYSKRVSLQRPIINFNLSYNFSAGKKIKKKNKKSSGVDSSRF; via the coding sequence ATGATGTTGTACTGCGCTTATCAACTTATTTCTAATGGAGATTCTAACGGCTTAGATAGCCCAAACAGCTTTATTAGGGTAAACACCAACTTGTCTTTGTCTAAGCGATTTTTAAAAAACAAAGCTTCTGCGCAACTGGGCATAGCAGACATTTTTGGAGTAAGCAATAGAATTAAAAGTACAGCCATTATAGACAACACCAGTTATTCTAAAAGAGTAAGCTTACAACGACCAATTATCAATTTTAATTTGTCGTATAATTTTTCAGCAGGAAAAAAAATTAAAAAGAAAAATAAAAAATCTAGTGGCGTAGATAGCTCTAGGTTTTAA
- the nikR gene encoding nickel-responsive transcriptional regulator NikR — MSNTVRFAISLDRELMESFDRAIDKQGYVNRSEAVRDLIRDSLVTQDWDEKEEAIGTITLVYNHHRYSLSEELNDKQHQHHGLIISSMHLHLDHDNCLEIIAVKGKGNKIRQLADSLISIKGVKHGKLTLTTAGKEIS, encoded by the coding sequence ATGTCGAATACTGTAAGATTTGCTATTTCACTTGATCGTGAACTCATGGAAAGCTTCGACCGTGCTATCGATAAGCAAGGTTATGTTAATCGTTCTGAAGCCGTTCGAGATTTAATACGTGACAGCTTAGTTACTCAAGATTGGGATGAAAAGGAAGAAGCTATTGGTACCATAACTTTGGTTTATAATCACCATCGCTATTCGTTATCGGAAGAGCTAAACGACAAACAGCACCAACATCACGGATTGATTATTTCGTCGATGCACCTGCATTTAGACCATGATAATTGCCTAGAGATTATTGCCGTAAAGGGCAAAGGAAATAAAATACGCCAATTAGCCGACTCCTTAATCAGTATAAAAGGTGTGAAACATGGTAAACTAACGCTTACTACGGCTGGAAAGGAGATTTCATAG
- a CDS encoding outer membrane beta-barrel family protein, translated as MLNKKKIYKSCFVCVLLFHQCVYTQISIKVPTTQTKKVTIKSRVVDTQNEPIPFANIVFINLETENKIGVISNEADGTFTIELPSGDYILEVSVLGYSKHIKKYTFTADTLLADIIFYEQNEQLDEVLIKADISKNIKHSATTSMTVNIQNDSLYKKISTADILTLLPGVQLDEEDSVKLKGESATITIDGKRQKMSTKTLMMLLKSIPGDQLKNIELINTPSAKHSGRLKKIIDINLKKQRKDGLLGSLSTMVINADLAIGASAIINYKTGKFIFSGMSNPYSYSKRSTKAFVDRQLLDNSLSFIETQENIRESRNGFNQFGVDYAINKKHSVSATMSLNNGSNDNNTDFTTHQFAFNTLTNQQFNTNSDNMQDKSYDLDFAYRYDIGEQGTRLDFASSYGFKKADYSNWNESELIDILNNITSNNTNRDTQEQENTQYSSRLDYATPLKDKKGKFEAGIKFDDLKITDANRFESFDADANAFETNPNFTNAFMYNEQVYTSYASFNANHKKLKYSLGLRLEHVETQSFSETTNQTFHNAFTNFLPVVALKYMTNKKETSNINLSYRKGYSLPPYIQLNPFESFVNSNTIKRGNPELSQSIYHLFSLGHTIKNKYFLTLNANFYNNLFQTTQILEDELTIISYKNLGTRSLYKANFSSSFTLFPWWRFNINQALSYSVLKNEDVDNKVFSWYTNLANSFTLPHDVVLRLSTYF; from the coding sequence ATGCTCAATAAAAAGAAAATATATAAGAGCTGTTTTGTATGTGTTTTATTGTTTCATCAATGTGTTTATACACAAATAAGCATAAAAGTACCTACAACTCAAACAAAGAAAGTTACTATTAAAAGTAGAGTAGTCGATACTCAAAACGAACCCATTCCATTTGCAAACATTGTGTTTATAAACTTAGAAACCGAAAATAAAATAGGTGTGATTAGCAATGAAGCTGACGGAACATTTACCATAGAATTACCCTCTGGCGATTATATTTTAGAAGTTAGCGTTTTAGGCTATTCAAAACACATAAAAAAATACACGTTTACAGCAGACACGTTGTTAGCAGACATTATATTTTACGAACAAAATGAACAGTTAGATGAGGTGCTTATTAAAGCGGATATCTCAAAAAATATAAAACACAGTGCCACCACGAGTATGACGGTTAACATACAAAATGACTCGTTGTATAAAAAAATATCGACAGCAGATATTTTGACATTACTTCCTGGAGTACAGCTTGATGAAGAAGACAGTGTTAAACTCAAAGGGGAGTCGGCTACCATTACAATAGATGGTAAGAGGCAAAAGATGAGTACCAAAACCCTAATGATGCTTTTAAAAAGCATTCCAGGCGATCAACTAAAAAATATAGAACTTATTAATACACCCTCTGCAAAACATAGTGGTAGACTAAAAAAAATTATAGATATTAATTTAAAAAAACAACGAAAAGATGGTCTATTAGGGTCTTTATCAACAATGGTTATTAATGCCGATTTGGCTATTGGGGCTTCTGCAATAATTAATTATAAAACGGGTAAGTTTATTTTCTCGGGTATGTCGAACCCTTATTCGTATTCTAAAAGGTCAACAAAAGCTTTTGTAGATAGACAATTATTAGATAATAGTTTGTCTTTTATTGAAACTCAAGAAAACATAAGAGAAAGCCGTAATGGTTTTAATCAATTTGGGGTTGATTACGCCATCAATAAAAAGCATTCTGTATCTGCTACCATGAGTTTGAACAATGGTAGCAATGATAATAATACAGATTTTACAACCCATCAGTTTGCCTTTAATACGTTAACCAATCAACAGTTTAATACTAACAGTGATAACATGCAGGACAAGTCTTATGATCTGGATTTTGCGTATCGTTATGATATTGGGGAGCAAGGCACGCGCTTGGATTTTGCTAGTAGTTACGGCTTTAAAAAAGCAGACTATAGTAATTGGAATGAAAGCGAACTTATTGATATACTTAACAATATAACAAGCAATAATACCAATAGAGACACGCAAGAGCAAGAAAATACGCAATACAGTAGCCGATTGGATTACGCTACACCATTAAAAGACAAAAAAGGAAAATTTGAAGCTGGTATTAAGTTCGACGATTTAAAAATAACAGATGCTAACCGTTTTGAAAGCTTCGATGCTGATGCTAACGCTTTTGAAACAAATCCTAATTTCACTAATGCTTTTATGTATAATGAACAGGTTTATACGAGTTACGCCAGTTTTAATGCCAATCATAAGAAACTAAAATATTCCTTAGGTTTAAGGTTAGAGCATGTGGAGACCCAAAGTTTTTCTGAAACCACAAATCAAACATTCCATAATGCATTCACTAATTTTTTACCAGTGGTAGCCTTAAAATATATGACTAACAAAAAGGAAACCAGTAATATAAATTTATCCTACAGAAAAGGGTATAGTCTTCCGCCATACATTCAATTAAATCCTTTTGAGAGTTTTGTAAATTCTAATACTATAAAACGCGGAAACCCTGAGTTATCTCAAAGCATTTACCATCTCTTTAGTTTGGGACATACCATAAAAAACAAATATTTTTTAACGCTTAACGCCAATTTTTACAACAATTTATTCCAAACCACTCAAATATTGGAAGACGAGCTTACCATTATCTCTTATAAAAATCTAGGAACCCGATCGTTGTATAAAGCTAATTTTAGCTCAAGTTTTACTCTATTTCCTTGGTGGCGCTTTAATATAAACCAGGCCTTGAGTTATAGTGTTTTAAAAAATGAAGATGTAGATAATAAGGTGTTTAGCTGGTACACCAATTTGGCTAATTCATTTACTTTACCTCATGATGTTGTACTGCGCTTATCAACTTATTTCTAA
- a CDS encoding SusC/RagA family TonB-linked outer membrane protein, producing MKKIIIEIGKMPYLPKLSLKMKLTYFLLFLTLFQIQAHTYSQNVKVTLDCKDMKLEDVLREIEEKTAYKFLYEKDVFKKHKIVSIAANKEKLSTVLKTLFKSEGIDFKVSDKQIVLFPKVKADSLMESAVNTVGKLFQSYITGKITNTNGEPLAGATIIFKGTNKGVSSNFDGQYRIALIDQAKTLSVSYLGYETKDVDILDRTVINIQLSEAVTGLDETVVIGYGNIKRETLTGSVGTVDVLSIQNQGRILNIDAALQGQVAGVQVSSPNGRPGAAAKVRIRGSSSILGTNQPLYVIDGVPLSPSVEIPGFKDFIDFSTNNNTTDFENDGFNNDLGFLDFRNIESISVLKDASATAIYGSRGANGVIMISTKTGKKATKPQFELSTTQRVNISQKLNVLNSKQYQEIYKEAIENYQNSGGVIPNNDLFAQGILAGTEVDLGVDTDWQSLVGSGTSYTNDYRLAVRGATEKGSYFTSLSILNDKGAIKGDELTRYSLGLSLKQELKDNLKFFSNLSLGLVESEAVLGGFFSASQAATTIRPDKTPFDDEGNLLEKIGDIYNPVSLKENKITSSTFSILGSMGLEYELIKNLVFKSMGILHFIDGENYSFYPSFTTAGLSKNGRGGLINTRTIDPSVETTITYNFSAGKHNANILAGNTFQKNSSKTYNTYGENFPNDDTLTGISYAGENLSVQEAITKSTLISFFSRLQYDYDKKYLLSLSARADGSSKFGANERWSYFPSVGLGWNIHRENFVKEVSWLSNLKIRASFGQTGNVTFDPNQSFSLFGALNGNTGIYNGDTGVVPLRIGNPELKWEITTQKDFGLDFGFLNDAIAGEFGYYIKETKDVLFQTTLPSSSGLGTVIANLGDTENKGFELTLNFRIVDNKDFKWNMMFNAATASSKVKRLNSSYKDDLGRIYLGGVYLIENEPLGLIRGFVAEGIFKTQDEIDALNSSSPSGVYQHSDTGPGDIKYADLNGDGFVNASVGSGEDVTSIGNVEPDFFGGINSNFSYKGLSLNIFANYSVGNDIYWKAGEETFSFTSTNDQANKLVDVFNRWTPNNPNAKYPRVSYRNNLGGANRNNRRSSLYINKGDYLRIKAVTLSYSLPRDVLKNINIQDMSIFVTGTDLFTFTKYPGANPEFANVSSLRSPLDRNRYPVAKQVTAGVRLTF from the coding sequence ATGAAAAAAATTATCATTGAGATAGGTAAAATGCCGTATCTCCCTAAACTAAGTTTAAAAATGAAGCTTACGTATTTTTTGCTTTTTTTAACCCTATTTCAAATACAAGCGCATACATACTCACAAAATGTAAAGGTTACTTTAGATTGTAAGGACATGAAGCTTGAAGATGTGCTGCGCGAAATCGAAGAAAAAACAGCATACAAATTTTTGTATGAAAAAGATGTTTTTAAGAAACATAAAATTGTAAGTATAGCAGCAAACAAAGAAAAACTATCGACGGTTTTAAAAACGCTCTTTAAAAGTGAAGGAATAGATTTTAAAGTAAGTGATAAGCAGATTGTGCTGTTTCCAAAAGTTAAAGCAGATAGTTTAATGGAAAGTGCTGTAAATACGGTAGGGAAACTTTTCCAAAGTTATATTACAGGTAAAATAACCAATACTAACGGTGAACCCTTGGCAGGAGCAACCATAATATTTAAAGGTACAAACAAAGGAGTAAGTTCGAATTTCGATGGCCAATACAGAATAGCTCTAATAGATCAAGCAAAAACGCTATCGGTTTCTTACTTAGGATACGAGACAAAAGATGTTGATATTTTAGACAGAACAGTTATTAATATTCAATTAAGTGAGGCGGTTACTGGTCTAGATGAGACTGTGGTTATTGGGTATGGCAACATAAAAAGAGAGACTCTAACTGGGTCTGTGGGCACGGTAGATGTGTTGAGCATTCAAAATCAAGGTCGAATTTTAAATATTGATGCAGCATTACAGGGCCAAGTGGCAGGTGTGCAGGTTAGTAGTCCAAATGGCAGACCTGGAGCAGCAGCAAAAGTAAGAATTAGAGGAAGCTCTTCTATTTTAGGAACCAATCAACCACTTTATGTTATTGATGGTGTGCCTTTATCTCCAAGTGTAGAAATTCCAGGCTTTAAAGATTTTATTGATTTTTCTACAAATAATAACACGACCGATTTTGAGAATGACGGATTTAATAATGACTTAGGCTTTTTAGATTTTAGAAATATTGAAAGTATTTCTGTTCTTAAAGATGCATCGGCTACCGCTATTTATGGCTCTAGAGGCGCAAATGGAGTTATTATGATCTCAACTAAAACTGGAAAAAAAGCAACAAAACCACAATTTGAGCTTTCTACGACACAACGCGTAAACATAAGTCAAAAACTCAATGTATTAAATTCTAAACAATACCAAGAAATTTACAAAGAAGCGATAGAAAATTATCAAAATTCAGGAGGGGTAATTCCAAATAACGATTTGTTTGCTCAAGGTATTTTGGCGGGTACAGAAGTTGATTTGGGGGTGGATACCGATTGGCAATCTTTGGTAGGCAGTGGTACCTCTTACACCAATGATTACAGACTAGCAGTACGAGGAGCAACCGAGAAAGGCTCTTATTTTACATCACTTAGTATTCTAAATGATAAAGGGGCCATTAAAGGCGACGAATTAACGCGATACAGTTTAGGGCTTTCATTAAAACAAGAGTTAAAAGACAATCTTAAATTTTTTAGCAATTTAAGTTTAGGTTTGGTAGAAAGTGAGGCTGTTCTTGGTGGGTTTTTTAGTGCATCGCAGGCCGCTACAACCATTAGACCAGATAAAACACCCTTTGATGATGAGGGTAATCTTCTTGAAAAAATAGGAGATATTTACAATCCCGTTTCTCTCAAAGAGAATAAAATAACTTCAAGCACATTTTCTATACTCGGAAGTATGGGTTTAGAGTACGAGCTTATTAAAAATTTAGTATTTAAATCTATGGGAATACTACATTTTATAGATGGTGAAAATTATTCTTTTTATCCTAGTTTTACCACAGCAGGATTATCTAAAAACGGCAGAGGTGGCCTAATAAATACCAGAACAATTGATCCTTCTGTTGAAACAACAATAACTTATAATTTTTCTGCTGGAAAGCATAATGCTAATATTTTAGCTGGTAATACGTTTCAAAAAAATAGTTCGAAAACCTATAATACCTATGGCGAAAATTTTCCTAACGATGATACATTAACAGGTATAAGCTATGCCGGCGAAAATTTATCCGTTCAAGAAGCTATTACAAAAAGTACTCTTATTTCTTTTTTCTCGAGGTTACAATACGATTACGACAAAAAGTATTTGTTAAGTCTTTCGGCAAGAGCCGATGGTTCGTCAAAATTTGGTGCCAACGAACGTTGGTCTTATTTTCCTTCGGTAGGTTTGGGCTGGAATATCCATAGAGAAAACTTTGTAAAAGAAGTATCGTGGTTAAGCAACTTAAAAATAAGAGCTAGTTTTGGTCAAACTGGTAATGTAACTTTCGATCCTAATCAATCCTTTAGTTTATTTGGGGCATTAAACGGCAATACTGGTATATACAATGGTGATACGGGGGTGGTACCTTTGCGAATTGGTAATCCTGAATTAAAATGGGAGATTACCACACAAAAAGACTTTGGATTAGATTTTGGCTTTCTTAATGATGCCATTGCTGGTGAGTTTGGCTATTACATTAAAGAAACTAAAGATGTACTTTTTCAAACCACATTACCATCTTCTTCTGGTTTGGGCACTGTTATAGCCAATTTAGGTGATACCGAAAACAAAGGCTTTGAGCTAACGCTTAATTTTAGAATTGTAGATAACAAGGATTTTAAATGGAATATGATGTTTAACGCTGCTACGGCAAGCAGTAAAGTAAAGCGTTTAAATAGTAGTTATAAAGATGATTTGGGTAGAATATATCTAGGAGGAGTATATCTAATAGAAAACGAACCATTAGGCTTAATTAGAGGTTTTGTTGCTGAGGGAATTTTTAAAACTCAAGATGAAATTGATGCTTTGAATTCTAGCTCACCCTCGGGTGTTTATCAACACAGTGATACAGGTCCTGGGGATATTAAATATGCCGATTTGAATGGAGACGGATTTGTAAACGCTTCGGTTGGATCTGGAGAAGATGTGACCTCTATTGGTAACGTAGAACCCGATTTCTTTGGAGGCATTAATTCTAATTTTTCTTATAAAGGTTTAAGCTTAAATATTTTCGCAAATTACAGTGTAGGTAACGATATTTACTGGAAAGCTGGAGAAGAAACCTTTAGTTTCACCTCTACAAACGATCAAGCTAATAAGCTGGTGGATGTATTTAACCGCTGGACACCTAATAATCCAAACGCGAAATATCCAAGAGTGAGTTATCGAAATAATTTAGGAGGTGCTAATCGTAATAACAGACGTTCAAGTTTATATATAAATAAAGGCGACTATTTAAGAATAAAAGCGGTTACGCTAAGTTATAGCCTTCCTAGAGACGTACTTAAAAACATAAATATTCAGGATATGTCAATTTTTGTAACTGGTACAGACTTATTCACATTTACCAAATACCCAGGAGCTAATCCAGAGTTTGCAAATGTTTCCAGTCTTCGTTCTCCTTTAGATCGTAACAGATATCCCGTAGCAAAGCAAGTTACGGCTGGGGTGAGGTTAACTTTTTAA
- a CDS encoding M16 family metallopeptidase encodes MKHLKYLLLALLFINANPFFAQKEEFSITNLDKEIPIDPTVKTGTLNNGLTYYIKHNAKPKNRAELRLVLKAGSILEDEDQLGLAHFVEHMAFNGTKSFKKNELIDYLQSLGVEFGADLNAHTSFDETVYKLSVPTDQKTFNTGLQVLRDWADGITFEDEEIDNERGIVAEELRARQGAGMRMYYKSIPLITNNSRYAQRSPIGTLDVIMNSDYDALKRFYRDWYRPDLMALVLVGDFDVLETEKKVKTLFNSLQPLKNPRERVYYKIPEHKDPVVAVITDKEATGARVSLYIKKEESQVKTLQDYRQVLLNRLYTGMLRQRLSDVELQPNAPFLATTVGIGNFLGNMDSYYLRANLKEEKITEGIEALFTESERAKKHGFTTPELERYKQLLLNNADLRQKETGKIGTKYYIEQYIDHFTDRKPIPSDAFVYQFYKDVFPTITVDEVNSISEKWVRDDNMAIVLNAVEKENLKLPTENDIKTILKNVQLKNIEAYTDTLGDVQLMPVLPKLGKITSETYNKKIDVTTWQLANGIRVIAKPTTFQNDLISMNGYRPGGSSTAPDSLYVSARNAGVIIGSSGVNGISKNDLKKLNMGKTLQVTPRINFYDDLISGTSSSKDLERMFQMVHLYFTKPNKDDAVFNANKENLKSLYKNQDKSPGRFFEKKISQFMTNSHLRAMPQTMQQVENELNIDDAYNFYKERFSSANGFTFIFVGSFDIENLKTYSSQYLGSLPSNLNEESTWKDTGLRYTEGVIKKTIVKGVDDKSTVDMRFTGTLDFSLEEKKKLSLLGKLLKIKLTEEMREKMAGVYGVQVSGFASEQPYNWYRMNIRFTCDPDNVEQLIAKVFEEIKKIKNKGATEKDLNKIKEAELANAKEYLEINSYWIYKLKEAQEYGLNPEAILDYKKTIDKIDSKMFQDAANTYFNTDNYAEFILVPELKK; translated from the coding sequence ATGAAACATCTTAAATACCTCTTACTAGCACTTCTTTTTATAAACGCAAATCCTTTTTTTGCTCAAAAAGAAGAATTTAGCATTACCAATCTTGATAAAGAAATCCCCATAGATCCTACCGTAAAAACCGGTACATTAAACAACGGTTTAACCTACTACATAAAGCATAATGCTAAACCAAAGAATAGGGCAGAGCTCAGGTTGGTTTTAAAAGCGGGCTCTATTTTAGAGGATGAAGACCAACTCGGGCTCGCCCACTTTGTAGAGCACATGGCATTTAACGGTACGAAAAGTTTTAAAAAAAATGAGCTTATAGATTATTTACAAAGTCTTGGGGTTGAGTTTGGAGCCGATTTAAACGCACACACCAGTTTTGATGAGACGGTTTATAAATTATCGGTACCTACAGATCAGAAAACCTTTAATACGGGATTACAGGTATTGCGTGATTGGGCAGATGGTATCACGTTTGAAGATGAGGAAATTGACAACGAAAGAGGTATCGTGGCCGAAGAACTAAGAGCTAGACAAGGTGCAGGCATGCGTATGTACTACAAATCCATTCCGCTAATTACCAACAATTCCAGATATGCCCAGCGATCGCCCATAGGCACATTAGATGTGATTATGAATTCCGATTACGATGCACTAAAACGTTTTTACCGCGATTGGTACCGTCCGGATTTAATGGCCTTGGTATTGGTAGGCGATTTTGATGTGCTTGAAACCGAAAAAAAGGTAAAGACCCTTTTTAATAGTCTTCAACCCCTTAAAAACCCAAGAGAAAGAGTGTATTACAAAATCCCGGAGCATAAAGATCCCGTAGTTGCCGTTATTACAGACAAAGAGGCTACTGGTGCTAGAGTTTCGCTGTATATTAAAAAAGAAGAAAGCCAGGTAAAAACCTTGCAAGATTATAGGCAAGTGCTTTTAAATCGCTTGTACACTGGTATGTTGCGCCAAAGATTAAGTGATGTGGAGTTACAGCCCAATGCACCTTTTTTAGCAACCACTGTTGGAATCGGTAATTTCTTGGGCAATATGGACAGCTATTATTTAAGAGCTAATCTTAAAGAGGAAAAAATTACCGAAGGTATTGAGGCCTTGTTCACAGAAAGCGAGCGGGCTAAAAAACACGGTTTTACAACCCCCGAATTAGAACGCTACAAACAATTGCTTTTAAACAATGCCGATTTACGCCAAAAAGAAACCGGAAAAATAGGGACAAAATATTATATCGAGCAATATATAGATCATTTTACAGATCGTAAACCCATTCCAAGTGATGCTTTTGTTTATCAGTTTTACAAAGACGTGTTTCCCACCATTACAGTGGATGAGGTTAATAGCATAAGCGAAAAATGGGTAAGAGATGATAATATGGCAATCGTTTTAAATGCTGTTGAAAAAGAAAACTTAAAACTACCAACCGAAAACGATATTAAAACCATCCTTAAAAATGTACAGTTAAAAAACATTGAAGCTTATACCGATACGCTTGGCGATGTTCAATTAATGCCCGTACTTCCAAAACTTGGAAAAATTACGAGCGAAACCTATAATAAAAAAATAGATGTTACCACCTGGCAACTCGCCAATGGCATTAGGGTAATTGCTAAGCCAACAACGTTTCAAAACGATTTAATTTCTATGAATGGGTATCGTCCTGGTGGCAGTTCCACAGCTCCAGATTCCCTTTATGTTTCTGCTAGAAACGCTGGGGTAATTATTGGTTCCAGTGGAGTTAATGGCATATCGAAAAATGACCTTAAAAAGTTAAATATGGGAAAAACGCTACAGGTAACACCCCGCATCAATTTTTATGACGATCTGATTTCTGGTACGAGTTCATCCAAAGATTTAGAACGGATGTTCCAAATGGTACATTTATATTTTACCAAGCCCAATAAAGACGACGCTGTTTTTAATGCCAATAAGGAAAATTTAAAATCTTTATACAAAAACCAGGATAAAAGTCCAGGACGCTTTTTTGAAAAAAAAATTAGCCAATTCATGACCAACAGTCATCTTAGAGCCATGCCCCAAACCATGCAACAAGTTGAAAATGAGCTGAACATCGATGATGCTTATAATTTTTACAAAGAGCGTTTTTCATCAGCCAACGGCTTTACTTTTATTTTTGTGGGTAGTTTTGATATTGAAAACCTTAAAACATATTCAAGCCAATATTTAGGGAGCCTGCCATCAAACCTAAATGAAGAGAGCACATGGAAAGATACTGGTTTGCGATATACCGAAGGCGTAATTAAAAAGACCATTGTAAAAGGTGTGGACGACAAGAGTACAGTAGATATGCGTTTTACAGGAACTTTGGATTTTTCATTAGAAGAAAAGAAGAAATTAAGTCTATTAGGGAAATTGCTTAAAATTAAACTAACCGAAGAAATGCGTGAAAAAATGGCTGGTGTTTATGGTGTACAGGTTTCTGGTTTTGCTTCAGAGCAACCTTATAATTGGTATAGAATGAATATAAGGTTTACCTGCGATCCAGATAATGTAGAACAACTTATAGCCAAGGTTTTTGAGGAAATCAAAAAAATTAAGAACAAAGGGGCTACAGAAAAAGATCTTAATAAAATTAAAGAGGCCGAATTGGCAAACGCTAAAGAATATTTAGAGATAAATAGCTATTGGATTTATAAGCTAAAAGAGGCCCAAGAATATGGTTTAAACCCAGAAGCTATTTTGGATTACAAAAAAACTATCGATAAAATCGATTCTAAAATGTTTCAAGATGCAGCAAACACCTATTTTAACACGGATAATTATGCAGAGTTTATTTTAGTACCCGAATTGAAAAAATAG
- a CDS encoding RagB/SusD family nutrient uptake outer membrane protein — translation MKNKTIIFWLFAFTLFTACDDALDVKPENYLFEEQLVTDDKSAQTSLVGVYTQLNSTYISQYSELLPALMAGELSTTNTGFFRDASLNDFDPNSISVKLFYEVFYDIINSANATISGVLGNDAVSKVEQDRILSEAYFLRAFGHFQVLRYFGQFFDINSPYGIVILKELSTFENRERPRLSVQESYDFILKDLDESIRLNAPFTNNFYASALAAKAFKANVLLYIGGDANYTQAINLANAVINDGSVTLETNFADIFDNGNSNAEVIFSRFADNSASTKTASFYQLQNKASTLIKNYLQNDPRATDSYNSTNSRIKKVYILDLKGGPTNFMRLAELYLIKAECQARLNLLSEAETTLNFVRQRAYGAIPPALTYNNSDELLNLIFEEYVKELCFEAGSVWFSAVRHNKIETVNPNVSSTNQYILPIPLNELESNTLFGAQNPGYDGI, via the coding sequence ATGAAAAACAAAACTATAATATTTTGGTTATTCGCATTTACGTTATTTACAGCTTGCGACGATGCGTTGGATGTAAAACCTGAGAATTACTTATTTGAAGAGCAATTGGTAACAGACGATAAAAGTGCACAAACTTCTTTAGTAGGGGTATATACGCAGCTTAATTCAACCTATATAAGTCAATATTCAGAGCTTCTGCCCGCATTAATGGCAGGGGAGTTAAGCACTACTAATACGGGTTTTTTCAGAGATGCCTCTCTTAACGATTTCGATCCTAATTCTATTAGCGTTAAGCTTTTTTATGAGGTCTTTTACGACATTATAAACTCTGCAAATGCAACAATCTCTGGAGTATTAGGAAACGACGCGGTGTCTAAAGTCGAACAAGACAGAATTCTTTCTGAGGCTTATTTTTTGCGTGCGTTTGGGCATTTTCAGGTCTTGAGATATTTTGGTCAGTTTTTTGATATTAATAGTCCGTACGGAATTGTAATTTTAAAAGAACTTTCTACTTTCGAAAATAGAGAAAGACCCCGTTTAAGTGTTCAAGAAAGTTACGATTTTATTCTTAAAGATTTAGACGAAAGTATCAGGCTAAATGCCCCATTTACTAATAATTTTTATGCTTCAGCTTTGGCGGCAAAGGCTTTTAAAGCAAACGTATTGCTTTATATTGGTGGCGATGCCAATTACACGCAAGCCATTAATTTAGCTAATGCTGTAATTAATGATGGTAGTGTAACTTTAGAGACAAACTTTGCAGACATTTTTGATAATGGTAATAGTAATGCAGAGGTGATTTTTTCGCGTTTTGCCGATAATAGTGCCTCAACTAAAACTGCTTCTTTTTACCAATTACAAAACAAAGCCTCGACTTTAATTAAAAACTATTTACAAAACGACCCAAGAGCTACAGACTCTTATAATTCAACTAATAGTAGAATTAAAAAAGTTTATATTCTAGATTTAAAGGGAGGCCCTACAAACTTTATGCGTTTGGCCGAGCTCTATTTAATAAAAGCAGAGTGTCAAGCCAGATTAAATCTGTTATCTGAGGCCGAAACAACATTAAATTTTGTGAGGCAAAGGGCTTATGGAGCAATACCACCCGCATTAACTTATAATAACAGTGACGAATTACTCAATTTAATTTTTGAAGAATACGTAAAAGAACTTTGTTTCGAGGCTGGTTCCGTTTGGTTTTCTGCTGTAAGGCATAACAAGATAGAAACTGTAAATCCTAATGTTTCAAGTACGAACCAATACATATTACCAATACCTCTAAATGAACTTGAATCAAACACCTTGTTTGGAGCACAAAACCCTGGCTACGATGGCATATAA